The following is a genomic window from Pseudothermotoga thermarum DSM 5069.
AGTCTTTTGCCCATAGCACTCCTTTCATTTGATCTGTCGAAAAATTCACCGGGAATTCAACCCATTTGTTTTCCAAAGCAGACTTGTAAATGCCAAGCACAATTTCGACGGCTTTTCTTCCCTCTTCTCCGTTTACCAAAGGTTCTCTACCTTCTATTATAGAAAGACAAAAATCCCTGTACAAAGGTATGTGACCTTTGCCGTAAACTGTGTCTGGATCGGGTAAATTCATAAATGGATGCCCTTCTTCGCCGACAAACCTCCAAGCTTCAACTCGGTTTACGGCTAGCCCTCCTATTTTCACCGTGCCAAACTCACCGAAGATTGCCAAAGATTCCTCAAGATTTTTATCGAAAACGTTCGAAGTTCCTTCTATTATACCCACGGCTCCCGATTCAAACTCGACAATTCCAACACCGAAATCTTCGGCCTCTATGTAAGGATGGTTGAAGTTCTTTATCAAAGCAAAAACCTTTTTTGGCTTTCCACCAAGCATCCATTGAAGCAAGTCTATACCGTGGGTAGACTGGTTCATCAAAACTCCACCATCCTGTTCCCATGTTCCGCGCCACGGCGCTTGTTGGTAATACTCTTTGTTTCTGTTCCAACGAACGCTTATGGTGCCGTAGAAAATCCTACCGAATTGTCCTGTTTCTATTTTCTTTCGAAGCTCTTGGATTGGAGGATTAAAACGGTTTTGAAAACACACACCTAACTTAAGATTCTTTCTTTTTGAAAGTTCGATCATATGATTCATGTGATCTGTACTCAAAGCCATCGGTTTTTCAACCAAAACGTTTTTGGAATGTTCCATTGCCTCAATTGATATTTCATAGTGTGAACCACTTGGTGTTGCTATCGCTACAAAGTCGATGTCTTCCCGTTTTAAAAGTTTTCTAAAGTCGGTGTAGACTTCCGGTTTGTATCCAAGGGTTTTTTCAACTTTTTCCGCTGCGATTTCGGCTCTTTGGGGAATCAAGTCGCAGCAGGCGACAAGTTTTACCAAATCTTTGTTTTCAAAGATTGCTTCAAGATGCTTTGAAGAAATCCTACCACAACCTATCAGAGCCATTCTCAGTTTTGACAATTCATATTCCTCCTTTTTGAAGCTTTTGCTTGACTATTTCGTAAATTCTTTGGGAAGCCTTTCCATCTCCAAAAGGATTCGATACTTTTTCAAGCTTTTTGGAACATGCTTCCTTTAAAGCTTTGTAAATCGAAAGTTCGCAAGTTCCTGCAAGAATTCCAAGACCATGTTGAACAAGTTCTGGCCTTTCGGTGGTTTCTCTTGCAACTACAACGAATTTTCCAAAAGAAGGAGCTTCTTCTTGTATGCCTCCTGAATCGGTTATGATGAATTTTGCTCCGTCCAAGAGCGCAAGGAAATGTGTGTAATCAACAGGTTCTAAAAGGACAAAGTTTGGCTGGCCATCCAGTTCTTGCTTTACTATTTCTCTCACCTTGGGATTTTTGTGAACGGGGAAGACCGCTTTCAAACCGCTTTCTTCCACAAAACGTTTGATCCCCTTTAGAATTGATCTCATTCTTTCTCCAATGTTTTCACGCCTGTGAAGTGTGATTAAAAAGTATTCAACTTCATCGATCAGTTCTTTTCGAAGTTTTTCAAGATCAACGGAGTTTTTGATTATTTCCAATGCATCGATCACAGTATTTCCAACCACATAAATTCTGCTTTCTTCAATTCCTTCTTTTGTCAAATTTTCCTTTGCGACAGCAGTCGGTGCAAAAAGATATTCAGCCATGATATCGATCAAGCGCCTGTTCAGTTCCTCGGGGAAAGGATCGTAAAGGTTGTGAGTCCTCAAACCAGCTTCTATATGCGCAACAGGTATGGAAAGGTGAAAAGCACAAAGCGCACTTGCAAAAGCCGTTGTTGTATCGCCTTGGACGAAAACTAAATCGGGTTTCTCTTTTTCCAGTATCTGTTCAAGTTCAGTTACAACCCTAGAAACAACGTAGTTTAAAGATTGGTTTTGTACCATTATGTTCATATCGTAATCAGGCGTTATTTTGAAAACGCGGGTCATCATGTCCATCATTTCTCTGTGCTGAGCGGTTGCAATGACCAGAGCGTTCTCGTTCATCTTTTTGAAGTGAAGATAAACTGGGGCGACCTTTATAACTTCAGGTCGTGTACCAAATACAAAAGCTACCTTCACTTTGTTTCCACTCTCCTTGTGTTGCCTTCTGAATCTATTACGACGCGCAGCATTAAATCTTGAACCTCAATTTCCCTCACCGCTTTGTCCTGAAGATCTGCGTAGGCAATTGTTCTATTTGACAATACCTCAATGTTCGATACGGGCGCAAACATTATCCTCGCAAATCTTTTAAAGTAGTGGTTACTTACCACTGGTACATCCGAAACAACTGCGACGGCGCCAAACAGAAAGATTTTCTCCAAGAAAGGCTCAAAACTTTCCTCAAAAACAACTCCCAACTTGTTTGGGGTTATACTCCCGAAGACAACTATTTCTCCCATGATGAATTCAGGTATTAATCCTTCTGCCTTTTCGTAAAAAATAATCCTTTCAAAGGCTTCTCGGCTTATCAAAATCATCCTCCCAGTGTATTTCACGATGTCCTTTACGGTTAACTTCCTTGCCACGTTCAAGGACAATGGATATCTTATGACCAACATCGAACCTCTCCCTATCCAAGGATTCTTGAAACCAACATTTCGATGAAAGACACGAATGGATCCATAACCATTGGCATTATCCACAGCACGACGAGGGCAAGCATGAACAAAGTTCCATAAACTTCGTATTTCAAATACCATTCTGTGTAATTTGGTGGAAGTAAAGCACCGAGTATTCTTGAACCATCAAGAGGTGGAATTGGAAAAAGAGAAAACAAAGCGTAGGTAAGGCTGTACTTGGTTGCTTTCCTAAAAACTAAAAAGGCAAAGGAGTTGTTATCAAAAAAACGTGCAACAAAACCAAAACAAATAAAGCAAAGAACACCAACGATTGGACCAAGCAATGAAACAAAAAGAAAAGCCTTTCTACCGTTTTTCAAGTTCCAAGGTCTTATCGGTACAGGTCTTGACCATCCAAAATCAAAGAGTATAAATGTAACGGTTCCAACAGGATCAAGATGAACCAAAGGATTTAAAGAAATTCTTCCAACTTTTTTAGGGG
Proteins encoded in this region:
- a CDS encoding site-2 protease family protein; this translates as MLLSGFIAVLIVVTPREYIKAYVGYLLGDPTPKKVGRISLNPLVHLDPVGTVTFILFDFGWSRPVPIRPWNLKNGRKAFLFVSLLGPIVGVLCFICFGFVARFFDNNSFAFLVFRKATKYSLTYALFSLFPIPPLDGSRILGALLPPNYTEWYLKYEVYGTLFMLALVVLWIMPMVMDPFVSFIEMLVSRILG
- a CDS encoding Gfo/Idh/MocA family protein; translated protein: MALIGCGRISSKHLEAIFENKDLVKLVACCDLIPQRAEIAAEKVEKTLGYKPEVYTDFRKLLKREDIDFVAIATPSGSHYEISIEAMEHSKNVLVEKPMALSTDHMNHMIELSKRKNLKLGVCFQNRFNPPIQELRKKIETGQFGRIFYGTISVRWNRNKEYYQQAPWRGTWEQDGGVLMNQSTHGIDLLQWMLGGKPKKVFALIKNFNHPYIEAEDFGVGIVEFESGAVGIIEGTSNVFDKNLEESLAIFGEFGTVKIGGLAVNRVEAWRFVGEEGHPFMNLPDPDTVYGKGHIPLYRDFCLSIIEGREPLVNGEEGRKAVEIVLGIYKSALENKWVEFPVNFSTDQMKGVLWAKDF
- the wecB gene encoding non-hydrolyzing UDP-N-acetylglucosamine 2-epimerase, which codes for MKVAFVFGTRPEVIKVAPVYLHFKKMNENALVIATAQHREMMDMMTRVFKITPDYDMNIMVQNQSLNYVVSRVVTELEQILEKEKPDLVFVQGDTTTAFASALCAFHLSIPVAHIEAGLRTHNLYDPFPEELNRRLIDIMAEYLFAPTAVAKENLTKEGIEESRIYVVGNTVIDALEIIKNSVDLEKLRKELIDEVEYFLITLHRRENIGERMRSILKGIKRFVEESGLKAVFPVHKNPKVREIVKQELDGQPNFVLLEPVDYTHFLALLDGAKFIITDSGGIQEEAPSFGKFVVVARETTERPELVQHGLGILAGTCELSIYKALKEACSKKLEKVSNPFGDGKASQRIYEIVKQKLQKGGI